The sequence below is a genomic window from Candidatus Rokuibacteriota bacterium.
CCATCAGGACGAGCTGCCGACGGTCTTCGAGAAGCTGTCGAGCCTTGGAGTCTGAGGCCGGTGGACCGGGAGGGTGGCGAACACCTCCCGGTGCTGGTGGAGGAAGTCTCGTTTCTCCTGCGCCCCCGATACGGGGGCTGGGTGGTGGACGCGACAGTGGGAACGGGTGGGCATGCGATGGCGCTCCTGGAGCAGAATGACGCGGCGCGGCTCCTGGGAATCGACCGCGACGCCGGGGCCCTCGCCCGCGCCCGGACGCGGCTGGCGCGCTTCGGGGTCCGCGTGGTGCTGCGCCACGGGAACTTCCGTGATCTCGGAGCGCTCGCGCGGTCGGCGGGGGTGACGGAGGCCGAGACGGTGCTCCTGGACCTGGGCGTGTCCACGTACCAGCTGGAGGCCTCGGGGCGAGGGTTTTCGTTCCGGACCGACGAGCCCCTGGACATGCGGATGGACCCCTCGGAGGGATCGACCGCGGCCCAGTTGCTCCAGCGCCTGTCCGAAGCCGAGCTGACGCGCATCTTTCACGAGTACGGCGACGAGCCTCACGCGCGTCGCATCGCCCGCGCCGTCGTCACCGGACGCCGCCGGGCCAGCGTGAGCACGACCGCCGACCTGGTCGCAGCCGTGAAGGCGGCGGTGCCGCGCCGCGCCTGGCCTCGCCGGACCCACGTGGCCACTCGGGTCTTCCAGGCGCTTCGGATTGCCGTGAACGATGAACTCGGCGCCCTCGCCGCGGCGCTGCCCCAAGCGGCACAGCTTCTGGCGCCGGGCGGGCGGCTGGGAGTGATCAGCTTCCACTCGGGCGAGGACCGCCTCGTCAAGCTCGGCTTCACCGCGCTCGCGTCGGGCCCCTACGTGGTCCTGACCCCGGGCCCCCTCAGGCCGAGCCGTGACGAGGTGCGGGCCAACCCTCGGGCGCGGAGCGCGAAGCTCAGGATCCTGGAGCGCGTGGAGGCGATCGATGTCGCCGCTTGATCAGGCTTCACGGATCGTTCGCGAGCGCGACCTGTCGCGGCTCCGCGCCATGGGCGTGGCTCTCGCCCTCTCGGCGTGCCTGGTGGTGAGCGCGCTGGGCGTCGTCGGGCTCCGAGTCCAGCAGGTGCGGCTCTCCTATCGGCTCGACGCGCTCCGCGCGGCGAAGGTCGAGACGGGCGAGCTCAACCGCCAGCTGCGGATCGAGCTGGCCACGCTCCGATCCCCGGCGCGGATCGAGGCCAAGGCCCTCGCCGAACTGGGCATGGCTCCGCCCGCGCCGCACCAGATCCGGCTCGCGCGCGAGTTCACGGCGGGGAGCGAGGGGAGCGCCTCACGCCTGACGGCGTGGGACGCCCGGCGCCACGACGCGCGATGATCCCGTGGCGGGCCTGCCTCACGGGTTCGAGCGCCGGCTTTGCCCGCGCGATTGACTCGGGCCTCGCGGGGCGAGGGGCCTGCCTCCCGGCATGGCCGACCCCGCCACGCTCGAACGACGGG
It includes:
- the rsmH gene encoding 16S rRNA (cytosine(1402)-N(4))-methyltransferase RsmH, whose product is MDREGGEHLPVLVEEVSFLLRPRYGGWVVDATVGTGGHAMALLEQNDAARLLGIDRDAGALARARTRLARFGVRVVLRHGNFRDLGALARSAGVTEAETVLLDLGVSTYQLEASGRGFSFRTDEPLDMRMDPSEGSTAAQLLQRLSEAELTRIFHEYGDEPHARRIARAVVTGRRRASVSTTADLVAAVKAAVPRRAWPRRTHVATRVFQALRIAVNDELGALAAALPQAAQLLAPGGRLGVISFHSGEDRLVKLGFTALASGPYVVLTPGPLRPSRDEVRANPRARSAKLRILERVEAIDVAA
- a CDS encoding cell division protein FtsL — protein: MSPLDQASRIVRERDLSRLRAMGVALALSACLVVSALGVVGLRVQQVRLSYRLDALRAAKVETGELNRQLRIELATLRSPARIEAKALAELGMAPPAPHQIRLAREFTAGSEGSASRLTAWDARRHDAR